The proteins below come from a single Haemorhous mexicanus isolate bHaeMex1 chromosome 18, bHaeMex1.pri, whole genome shotgun sequence genomic window:
- the PIGT gene encoding GPI transamidase component PIG-T isoform X2 has translation MAAAALLLLLLAAAGPGPGRADARRERRDALREELLLSPLPTGDVAATFQFRTRWDADLQRGAVSHYRLFPKALGRLVAALGVRELHLALTQGFWRTRYWGQPPLQAPAGAELWVWFQPTVTDVDKAWKELSNILSGIFCASLNFIDSTNTVIPTASFKPLGLANGTDHHLLRYAVLPREVVCTENLTPWKKLLPCGSKAGLAVLLKAERLFHSSYHSQAVHIRPICRDASCLAVSWELRQTLTVVFDFFSSGQGKKDWSLFKMFSRTLTDTCPLASQSKVYVDISPKNKEKELLEVSPPPTSVHEAIVQGDRKTYAVYDLLSPSLFNTSRSLNVQLKWKRPQDSCYIHYEPAQDRRRPHLLEMLIQLPANSVTKITIQFERALLKWTEYPPDPNHGFYVGSSVLSALVPSVTAMKDMDVEQSPLFTSLFPSSDGSSYFVRLYTEPLLVNLPTPDFSMPYNVICLTCTVVAVCYGSFYNLLTRTFHVEEPSRGGLAKRLANVIRKFRGVPPL, from the exons atggcggcggcggcgttgctgctgctgctgctggcggcGGCAGGGCCCGGGCCCGGGCGGGCGGACGCgaggcgggagcggcgggaCGCGCTgcgggaggagctgctgctgagcccgCTGCCCACCGGCGATGTGGCCGCCACCTTCCAGTTCCGCACGCGCTGGGACGCGGACCTGCAGCGGGGCGCAG TCTCTCACTACAGGCTCTTCCCGAAGGCGCTGGGGCGGCTGGTGGCAGCGCTGGGCGTGCGGGAGCTGCACCTCGCGCTCACCCAGGGCTTCTGGCGCACCCGCTACTGGGGGCAGCCGCCCCTCCAGGCACCCGCTGGCGCTGAGCTCTGGGTCTGGTTCCAGCCCACGGTCACCGA TGTTGACAAAGCCTGGAAAGAACTGAGTAACATCCTTTCGGGAATATTCTGTGCTTCTCTCAACTTCATTGACTCGACCAACACAGTGATTCCAACAGCATCCTTCAAACCCCTGGGTTTAGCCAATG ggacagatCACCATCTCCTGCGTTACGCTGTCCTGCCCCGGGAAGTCGTCTGCACAGAGAACCTCACCCCTTGGAagaagctgctgccatgtggctCAAAG GccgggctggctgtgctgctgaaggctGAGCGCCTGTTCCACAGCAGCTACCACTCCCAGGCAGTGCACATCCGCCCCATCTGCAGG GATgcctcctgcctggctgtgtcctgggaGCTCAGACAGACCCTCACTGTGGTCTTTGACTTCTTTTCCAGTGGCCAAGGAAAGAAAG ACTGGTCCCTCTTTAAGATGTTCTCTCGCACGCTGACTGACACGTGTCCTCTGGCATCGCAGAGCAAAGTCTACGTTGACATTTCCCCTAAGAACAAG GAAAAGGAGCTACTGGAAGTGTCGCCCCCTCCAACATCAGTACACGAAGCTATTGTCCAGGGAGATAGGAAAACATATGCTGTCTATGACCTGCTGAGCCCCTCGCTCTTCAACACATCTCGCAGCCTCAATGTGCAGCTGAAGTGGAAGCGGCCCCAAGACAGCT GTTACATCCACTACGAGCCAGCCCAGGACCGGAGACGGCCTCACCTCTTGGAAATGCTGATCCAGCTGCCAGCCAACTCTGTCACCAAGATCACAATCCAGTTTGAGAGGGCCTTACTGAAGTGGACAGAGTACCCACCTGACCCCAATCATGGCTTTTATGTTGG TTCATCTGTGCTCAGTGCCCTGGTGCCCAGTGTCACTGCAATGAAGGACATGGATGTGGAGCAGAGCCCTCTTTTTACCTCACT GTTTCCTTCCTCTGATGGCTCCAGCTATTTTGTGCGCCTGTACACAGAGCCGCTGCTGGTGAACCTGCCAACACCAGACTTCAGCATGCCCTACAACGTCATCTGCCTCACCTGCACCGTGGTGGCCGTGTGCTATGGCTCCTTCTACAACCTGCTGACCAGAACGTTCCACGTGGAGGAGCCCAGCCGGGGCGGGCTGGCCAAGCGGCTGGCCAACGTCATCCGAAAATTCAGGGGGGTGCCCCCACTCTGa
- the DBNDD2 gene encoding dysbindin domain-containing protein 2 isoform X1, with amino-acid sequence MSGPGAQSRSRRLPAEMEQAQRNMDAEQMQQQQLKLRDRQKFFEEVFQHDVDFFFPMSHLQIEHRRPPLGSISSMEVNVDMLEQMDVLDLSDQDTVDVFLGCGTEESSIAGSLPGADASQCPEEITLQVPNAAESKSRISSTSSASTDLNSLDTSEEGAETPVVQSDEEDLQEDSPKEQVVRS; translated from the exons CTGAGATGGAGCAGGCCCAGCGGAACATGGATGCAGagcagatgcagcagcagcagctgaaactGCGGGACAGGCAGAAGTTCTTTGAGGAGGTTTTCCAACATGACGTGGATTTCTTCTTCCCCATGTCTCACCTGCAGATTGAGCACCGGAGAC CTCCCTTAGGCAGCATTTCCTCCATGGAGGTGAATGTCGACATGCTGGAGCAGATGGATGTGCTGGACCTGTCAGACCAAGACACTGTGGATGTGTTTCTGGGCTGTGGGACAGAGGAGAGCAGCATTGCTGGGTCTCTGCCAG GGGCAGATGCCAGCCAGTGCCCAGAGGAGATCACCCTGCAAGTGCCCAACGCAGCTGAGAGCAAATCTCGCAtttcctccacctcctctgcctCCACGGATTTGAACAGCCTGGACACCAGCGAGGAGGGGGCCGAGACCCCCGTGGTGCAGTCGGATGAGGAGGACCTGCAGGAGGACAGTCCCAAAGAGCAGGTGGTGAGAAGCtag
- the DBNDD2 gene encoding dysbindin domain-containing protein 2 isoform X2 — protein sequence MTAEMEQAQRNMDAEQMQQQQLKLRDRQKFFEEVFQHDVDFFFPMSHLQIEHRRPPLGSISSMEVNVDMLEQMDVLDLSDQDTVDVFLGCGTEESSIAGSLPGADASQCPEEITLQVPNAAESKSRISSTSSASTDLNSLDTSEEGAETPVVQSDEEDLQEDSPKEQVVRS from the exons CTGAGATGGAGCAGGCCCAGCGGAACATGGATGCAGagcagatgcagcagcagcagctgaaactGCGGGACAGGCAGAAGTTCTTTGAGGAGGTTTTCCAACATGACGTGGATTTCTTCTTCCCCATGTCTCACCTGCAGATTGAGCACCGGAGAC CTCCCTTAGGCAGCATTTCCTCCATGGAGGTGAATGTCGACATGCTGGAGCAGATGGATGTGCTGGACCTGTCAGACCAAGACACTGTGGATGTGTTTCTGGGCTGTGGGACAGAGGAGAGCAGCATTGCTGGGTCTCTGCCAG GGGCAGATGCCAGCCAGTGCCCAGAGGAGATCACCCTGCAAGTGCCCAACGCAGCTGAGAGCAAATCTCGCAtttcctccacctcctctgcctCCACGGATTTGAACAGCCTGGACACCAGCGAGGAGGGGGCCGAGACCCCCGTGGTGCAGTCGGATGAGGAGGACCTGCAGGAGGACAGTCCCAAAGAGCAGGTGGTGAGAAGCtag
- the PIGT gene encoding GPI transamidase component PIG-T isoform X1 codes for MAAAALLLLLLAAAGPGPGRADARRERRDALREELLLSPLPTGDVAATFQFRTRWDADLQRGAVSHYRLFPKALGRLVAALGVRELHLALTQGFWRTRYWGQPPLQAPAGAELWVWFQPTVTDVDKAWKELSNILSGIFCASLNFIDSTNTVIPTASFKPLGLANGTDHHLLRYAVLPREVVCTENLTPWKKLLPCGSKAGLAVLLKAERLFHSSYHSQAVHIRPICRDASCLAVSWELRQTLTVVFDFFSSGQGKKDWSLFKMFSRTLTDTCPLASQSKVYVDISPKNKEKELLEVSPPPTSVHEAIVQGDRKTYAVYDLLSPSLFNTSRSLNVQLKWKRPQDSSEMPIPTLHAQRYVGGYGLQTGEICTLIYNTHPYRAFPVILLETVPWYLRLYVHTLTIITKGKENKPSYIHYEPAQDRRRPHLLEMLIQLPANSVTKITIQFERALLKWTEYPPDPNHGFYVGSSVLSALVPSVTAMKDMDVEQSPLFTSLFPSSDGSSYFVRLYTEPLLVNLPTPDFSMPYNVICLTCTVVAVCYGSFYNLLTRTFHVEEPSRGGLAKRLANVIRKFRGVPPL; via the exons atggcggcggcggcgttgctgctgctgctgctggcggcGGCAGGGCCCGGGCCCGGGCGGGCGGACGCgaggcgggagcggcgggaCGCGCTgcgggaggagctgctgctgagcccgCTGCCCACCGGCGATGTGGCCGCCACCTTCCAGTTCCGCACGCGCTGGGACGCGGACCTGCAGCGGGGCGCAG TCTCTCACTACAGGCTCTTCCCGAAGGCGCTGGGGCGGCTGGTGGCAGCGCTGGGCGTGCGGGAGCTGCACCTCGCGCTCACCCAGGGCTTCTGGCGCACCCGCTACTGGGGGCAGCCGCCCCTCCAGGCACCCGCTGGCGCTGAGCTCTGGGTCTGGTTCCAGCCCACGGTCACCGA TGTTGACAAAGCCTGGAAAGAACTGAGTAACATCCTTTCGGGAATATTCTGTGCTTCTCTCAACTTCATTGACTCGACCAACACAGTGATTCCAACAGCATCCTTCAAACCCCTGGGTTTAGCCAATG ggacagatCACCATCTCCTGCGTTACGCTGTCCTGCCCCGGGAAGTCGTCTGCACAGAGAACCTCACCCCTTGGAagaagctgctgccatgtggctCAAAG GccgggctggctgtgctgctgaaggctGAGCGCCTGTTCCACAGCAGCTACCACTCCCAGGCAGTGCACATCCGCCCCATCTGCAGG GATgcctcctgcctggctgtgtcctgggaGCTCAGACAGACCCTCACTGTGGTCTTTGACTTCTTTTCCAGTGGCCAAGGAAAGAAAG ACTGGTCCCTCTTTAAGATGTTCTCTCGCACGCTGACTGACACGTGTCCTCTGGCATCGCAGAGCAAAGTCTACGTTGACATTTCCCCTAAGAACAAG GAAAAGGAGCTACTGGAAGTGTCGCCCCCTCCAACATCAGTACACGAAGCTATTGTCCAGGGAGATAGGAAAACATATGCTGTCTATGACCTGCTGAGCCCCTCGCTCTTCAACACATCTCGCAGCCTCAATGTGCAGCTGAAGTGGAAGCGGCCCCAAGACAGCT CGGAAATGCCCATTCCCACACTCCATGCTCAGCGTTACGTGGGGGGGTATGGGCTGCAGACCGGGGAGATCTGCACCCTCATCTACAACACCCACCCGTACCGAGCCTTCCCCGTGATCCTGCTGGAGACTGTGCCCTGGTACCTGCGCCTCTATGTGCACACCCTGACCATCATCaccaaagggaaggaaaacaagccCA GTTACATCCACTACGAGCCAGCCCAGGACCGGAGACGGCCTCACCTCTTGGAAATGCTGATCCAGCTGCCAGCCAACTCTGTCACCAAGATCACAATCCAGTTTGAGAGGGCCTTACTGAAGTGGACAGAGTACCCACCTGACCCCAATCATGGCTTTTATGTTGG TTCATCTGTGCTCAGTGCCCTGGTGCCCAGTGTCACTGCAATGAAGGACATGGATGTGGAGCAGAGCCCTCTTTTTACCTCACT GTTTCCTTCCTCTGATGGCTCCAGCTATTTTGTGCGCCTGTACACAGAGCCGCTGCTGGTGAACCTGCCAACACCAGACTTCAGCATGCCCTACAACGTCATCTGCCTCACCTGCACCGTGGTGGCCGTGTGCTATGGCTCCTTCTACAACCTGCTGACCAGAACGTTCCACGTGGAGGAGCCCAGCCGGGGCGGGCTGGCCAAGCGGCTGGCCAACGTCATCCGAAAATTCAGGGGGGTGCCCCCACTCTGa